In the Malania oleifera isolate guangnan ecotype guangnan chromosome 1, ASM2987363v1, whole genome shotgun sequence genome, one interval contains:
- the LOC131146773 gene encoding uncharacterized protein LOC131146773, with the protein MAATSASSSAKSFLQTLRRFFKKPWEITGPCADPEYRSALPGALEYRVFCPATVKAKAIIPTSNPETVYDIKYYTRDQRRNRPPIRRTILKKADVEKMMKETTFDVSDFPRAYLTAQVEEDYNARGGGYQK; encoded by the coding sequence ATGGCCGCTACCTCAGCCTCCTCATCAGCCAAATCTTTCCTGCAAACCCTAAGGCGTTTCTTCAAGAAGCCATGGGAGATCACTGGCCCATGCGCTGACCCTGAGTACAGGTCCGCTCTGCCCGGCGCGCTCGAGTATCGTGTGTTCTGCCCCGCCACTGTCAAGGCCAAAGCCATCATTCCCACGTCCAACCCCGAGACCGTCTACGACATCAAATACTACACCCGTGACCAGCGCCGCAACCGCCCTCCTATCCGACGCACAATCCTCAAGAAGGCCGACgtcgagaagatgatgaaagagacAACTTTTGATGTTTCCGACTTCCCCAGAGCTTATCTCACGGCTCAGGTCGAGGAGGACTACAATGCGCGCGGCGGCGGGTATCAGAAATAG